The Aureimonas mangrovi genome includes a region encoding these proteins:
- a CDS encoding cell wall hydrolase, with protein MAAAVARVTVLATLSLTFTPFLATSLSTGDRPSVVEEANAALFAEGLVSESRGLWEDRGPANMAERGGRVLMLVAERGDRPFQAGRIASRGSLLGSGLVAGDELMRTALAGPQDISTRMSLAANLMRRGIRVDAPAGVMTAALRTDQGPGSTANDGAELAYAPSAGPSASSRFNDILQDRGGAFIPPIGEKDHSWAATPLSPAVFSKEEQTCLATGIYFEARGEVSRGQEAVAQVILNRVRAPSYPDTICGVVYQNRHMRNRCQFSFACDGIPDRITNKAAYAKAERIALATTKGEIWLPEVGSATHYHATYVRPRWARAMERVDKIGLHVFYRTFGGGWN; from the coding sequence ATGGCGGCCGCGGTCGCCCGTGTCACCGTGCTGGCGACGCTGTCGCTGACCTTCACCCCGTTTCTCGCCACGTCCCTTTCCACAGGTGACCGTCCGTCCGTCGTCGAGGAGGCGAACGCGGCGCTCTTTGCCGAGGGGCTCGTCTCCGAATCGCGCGGGCTCTGGGAGGATCGCGGTCCGGCCAACATGGCCGAGCGTGGCGGCCGCGTCCTGATGCTCGTCGCCGAGCGCGGCGACCGCCCGTTTCAGGCGGGCCGGATCGCAAGCCGGGGGAGCCTTCTGGGCAGCGGCCTCGTGGCGGGGGACGAACTGATGCGCACCGCCCTGGCTGGCCCGCAGGACATTTCCACCCGCATGAGCCTGGCCGCCAATCTCATGCGCCGCGGCATCCGCGTCGATGCGCCGGCGGGCGTCATGACGGCGGCACTGCGCACCGATCAGGGCCCGGGCAGCACCGCCAATGACGGCGCCGAGCTCGCCTACGCACCGTCTGCCGGGCCTTCGGCATCGTCGCGCTTCAACGACATCCTCCAGGATCGCGGCGGCGCGTTCATCCCGCCGATCGGCGAGAAGGACCACTCCTGGGCCGCGACACCGCTGTCACCCGCCGTCTTCTCCAAGGAGGAGCAGACCTGTCTCGCCACCGGCATCTACTTCGAGGCGCGCGGCGAGGTGTCGCGCGGCCAGGAAGCGGTCGCGCAGGTGATCCTGAACCGGGTGCGCGCACCATCCTATCCGGACACGATCTGCGGCGTCGTCTACCAGAACCGCCACATGCGCAATCGCTGCCAGTTCTCCTTCGCCTGCGACGGCATCCCCGACCGCATCACCAACAAGGCAGCCTACGCCAAGGCCGAACGTATCGCGCTGGCGACCACAAAGGGCGAAATCTGGCTTCCCGAAGTCGGCTCGGCCACGCATTACCATGCGACCTATGTGCGCCCGCGCTGGGCCCGCGCGATGGAGCGCGTCGACAAGATCGGGCTGCACGTCTTCTACCGCACCTTCGGCGGCGGCTGGAACTGA
- a CDS encoding AtpZ/AtpI family protein, producing the protein MSEKGEDHQWAERRASLDEKLGVHRARREVETRAQAQRVGGMRGMAEGLKIASEFVSGIAVGALLGYGIDYFAGTGPFGLIIFLLLGFAAGVLNVVRSQSGQRGPHSADKVENEGDSSP; encoded by the coding sequence ATGAGCGAAAAGGGCGAGGACCATCAGTGGGCCGAGCGCCGCGCGAGCCTCGATGAGAAGCTCGGCGTGCACAGGGCGCGGCGGGAAGTGGAGACGCGGGCGCAGGCCCAGCGTGTCGGTGGCATGCGCGGAATGGCCGAAGGCCTCAAGATCGCCAGCGAATTCGTCTCGGGAATCGCCGTCGGTGCGCTTCTGGGCTACGGCATCGACTATTTCGCCGGAACCGGGCCCTTCGGCCTCATCATCTTCCTGCTTCTCGGTTTTGCCGCAGGAGTTCTGAACGTGGTTCGCTCCCAGTCGGGCCAGCGCGGGCCACACAGCGCCGATAAGGTCGAAAACGAGGGCGATTCATCGCCTTGA
- a CDS encoding F0F1 ATP synthase subunit A encodes MATDPLYQFQISRLVPIEVGGVDLSFTNSSLFMVATVAATTAFLYWSTRGRGLVPNRSQSVSELAYEFIAKMLRDGAGSDGMRFFPFVFSLFLFILVANLFGMFPYFFTVTSHIIVTFALAMLVIGTVVVYGIYHHGLGWFRIFIPSGVPAAVVPFVSLIEVISFLSRPVSLSVRLFANMLAGHITLKVFAGFIISLGSLGALGIFGAVLPLIMTIAITALEFLVSFLQAYVFAVLTCMYLNDALHVHH; translated from the coding sequence TTGGCGACCGATCCGCTCTACCAGTTTCAGATTTCACGGCTTGTTCCGATCGAAGTCGGGGGCGTCGATCTCTCCTTCACCAATTCTTCGCTGTTCATGGTTGCGACCGTCGCGGCGACAACCGCGTTCCTCTACTGGTCGACCCGCGGGCGCGGCCTCGTGCCGAACCGCTCACAGTCGGTTTCCGAGCTCGCCTACGAGTTTATCGCCAAGATGCTCCGAGACGGCGCAGGGTCGGACGGGATGCGGTTCTTCCCCTTCGTCTTCTCGCTCTTTCTCTTCATTCTCGTCGCCAACCTCTTCGGAATGTTCCCGTATTTCTTTACGGTGACGAGCCATATCATCGTGACTTTCGCGCTCGCGATGCTGGTGATCGGCACGGTTGTGGTTTACGGCATCTACCATCACGGGCTCGGCTGGTTCCGCATCTTCATCCCGTCCGGCGTGCCGGCTGCCGTGGTGCCCTTCGTCTCGCTGATCGAGGTGATCTCGTTCCTCTCGCGCCCAGTGTCGCTGTCGGTTCGTCTCTTTGCCAACATGCTGGCGGGCCACATCACGCTCAAGGTCTTCGCGGGCTTCATCATCTCGCTCGGCAGTCTCGGTGCGCTCGGCATTTTCGGTGCCGTCCTGCCGCTGATCATGACGATCGCGATCACCGCGCTCGAATTTCTGGTCTCGTTCCTCCAAGCCTACGTCTTCGCGGTTCTGACCTGCATGTATCTCAATGATGCGCTGCACGTGCATCACTGA
- a CDS encoding F0F1 ATP synthase subunit C, which translates to MEADAARYIGAGLACFGMAGTALALGNIFSSFLTGALRNPSAADGQFGRLVFGFAVTEALGIFSLLIALLLLFV; encoded by the coding sequence ATGGAAGCGGACGCTGCACGTTACATTGGCGCTGGCCTGGCCTGTTTCGGCATGGCCGGTACGGCTCTGGCCCTCGGCAACATCTTCTCGAGCTTCCTGACGGGCGCCCTGCGCAATCCGTCGGCTGCCGACGGTCAGTTCGGCCGCCTCGTCTTCGGCTTCGCCGTGACCGAGGCTCTCGGCATCTTCTCGCTGCTGATCGCGCTGCTCCTCCTCTTCGTCTGA
- a CDS encoding F0F1 ATP synthase subunit B → MFVRDAQAQTSEPDVGGAHTLTDSPTPPTAEAIGLHEEEVGGFPPLESEFFASQLLWLAITFGLLYWVMSKTLVPRLSGIIENRQDRIALDIDAAERMRADADAAQAAYEQDLAEARERSHKIASDARDAAKAEAEAERKRSEAELDARLEAAQVRIGEIKAKALADVDAIAEETAEAILNELTGLNVTREEVAAAVRETGMGQEARHA, encoded by the coding sequence ATGTTTGTCCGTGACGCGCAAGCGCAGACAAGTGAGCCGGACGTCGGCGGGGCGCACACCCTGACTGATTCACCGACACCGCCGACCGCGGAAGCCATCGGGCTTCACGAGGAGGAGGTGGGCGGATTCCCGCCGCTGGAGAGCGAATTCTTCGCATCCCAGCTTCTCTGGCTCGCAATCACCTTCGGCCTTCTCTACTGGGTGATGTCGAAGACGCTGGTTCCGCGTCTGTCCGGCATCATCGAGAACCGTCAGGACCGGATCGCGCTCGACATCGACGCCGCAGAGCGCATGCGCGCCGACGCGGACGCCGCTCAGGCTGCATACGAGCAGGATTTGGCGGAGGCGCGCGAGCGCTCTCACAAGATCGCGTCGGACGCGCGCGACGCGGCCAAGGCGGAGGCGGAAGCCGAGCGCAAGAGATCGGAGGCCGAACTTGACGCCAGGCTCGAAGCCGCGCAGGTGAGGATCGGCGAGATCAAGGCGAAGGCTCTGGCCGACGTCGACGCGATCGCCGAGGAGACTGCCGAGGCGATCCTCAACGAACTCACCGGACTGAACGTCACGCGCGAGGAAGTCGCCGCCGCCGTTCGAGAGACCGGAATGGGCCAGGAGGCGCGTCATGCTTGA
- a CDS encoding ATP F0F1 synthase subunit B (Produces ATP from ADP in the presence of a proton gradient across the membrane. Subunit B is part of the membrane proton channel.) yields the protein MLEDSSFWALVGLILFLALIAYLGAPKMIAKSLDGRAERIRRELDEARDLKEEAKQQLAEYQRRRREAEAEAREIVAGAEREAKAILDEARSKSHDYIERRTRSAEMKIAQAENDAIAEVRASAVNLAIDAATRVISQKDAGADPAMTQKSIEEIRRRLN from the coding sequence ATGCTTGAGGATTCCAGTTTCTGGGCCCTTGTCGGCCTCATTCTCTTCCTCGCGCTGATCGCCTATCTCGGTGCGCCGAAGATGATCGCCAAGTCGCTCGACGGGCGTGCGGAGCGCATTCGCCGCGAGCTGGACGAGGCGCGCGACCTGAAGGAAGAAGCCAAGCAGCAGCTTGCCGAGTATCAGCGCCGGCGCCGTGAAGCGGAGGCCGAAGCACGCGAGATCGTCGCAGGAGCCGAGCGGGAGGCCAAGGCAATTCTCGACGAGGCACGCAGCAAGAGCCACGATTACATCGAGCGCCGCACGCGCTCGGCTGAGATGAAGATCGCCCAGGCCGAGAACGATGCCATCGCGGAAGTTCGCGCTTCTGCCGTCAATCTCGCGATCGATGCGGCAACGCGGGTGATCTCGCAAAAGGATGCGGGCGCCGACCCGGCGATGACGCAGAAGTCGATCGAGGAGATCCGCCGCCGCCTGAACTAG
- a CDS encoding ribonuclease HII — protein MAFLRPDSPRNSSTARARRAPAATTVPDFSLEDERRARGARIVAGVDEAGRGPLAGPVVTAAAILDPLNVPDGLNDSKKLDAADRERLFPEILRWASVSIASASAIEIDTLNIRQATLLAMVRAARGLGTRPCHVLIDGRDVPSPLLREGSAIVGGDARSLSIAAASIVAKVARDRIMTRLCARFPNYGFSRHMGYATPPHLEALLRHGPCPFHRMSFRPIRQEEPLLI, from the coding sequence ATGGCTTTCCTTCGACCCGATTCTCCGCGCAATTCGTCGACCGCTCGCGCTCGTCGCGCGCCTGCCGCAACGACTGTACCTGACTTTTCGCTTGAGGATGAGCGCCGGGCGCGGGGCGCACGCATCGTCGCGGGGGTGGACGAGGCCGGACGCGGCCCCCTCGCCGGGCCGGTGGTGACGGCAGCGGCTATCCTCGACCCACTCAACGTGCCTGATGGGCTGAACGATTCGAAGAAACTCGATGCGGCGGACCGCGAACGGCTGTTCCCGGAGATCCTGCGCTGGGCAAGCGTCTCGATCGCCTCCGCGAGCGCGATCGAGATCGACACTCTGAACATCCGGCAAGCGACGCTGCTGGCGATGGTGCGAGCCGCGCGCGGTCTCGGCACGCGCCCCTGCCATGTCCTGATCGACGGCCGCGACGTCCCCTCACCGCTCCTGCGCGAGGGCTCGGCCATCGTCGGAGGCGATGCGCGCTCGCTGTCGATTGCGGCGGCCTCGATCGTCGCCAAGGTCGCGCGAGACCGGATCATGACGCGGCTCTGCGCGCGCTTTCCGAACTATGGGTTCAGTCGCCACATGGGCTATGCGACGCCGCCGCATCTCGAGGCACTGCTGCGGCATGGCCCTTGCCCCTTCCACCGCATGAGCTTCCGGCCCATTCGCCAGGAAGAGCCCCTCCTGATCTGA
- a CDS encoding PA0069 family radical SAM protein gives MQEIMAADRAAFAQSDGVEIANRMLARTRIDPARRRGRGAGINPSGRFEPFARSSFDDGWSSLEDLPAFKTDVQVERPRTIITRNTSPDISFDRSINPYRGCEHGCVYCFARPTHAYMGLSPGVDFESKLFAKPGAASLLEAELSKPGYEVRTIAIGTNTDPYQPIEKRYGIMREILEVLEAANHPVGIVTKSALVMRDIDILSRMASRGLAKVAMSVTTLDRRLARTMEPRAATPTRRLEAVKALSEAGVPTMVMTAPIIPGLTDSEIERLLEAAREAGTREAGYVLLRLPLEVSPIFKDWLLQHYPDRYRHVLSLLRSMRDGKDYDAEWGKRMRGTGPYAMQIRRRFELAARRLGLNERRTALRTDLFTAPKGAGVQLALL, from the coding sequence ATGCAGGAGATCATGGCAGCGGATCGCGCGGCCTTTGCGCAGAGCGATGGAGTCGAGATCGCCAATCGGATGCTGGCGCGGACACGGATCGACCCCGCGCGAAGGCGCGGGCGCGGTGCCGGCATCAATCCGAGCGGGCGTTTCGAACCCTTCGCCCGCTCCAGCTTTGACGACGGCTGGAGTTCGCTGGAAGACCTACCGGCCTTCAAGACCGACGTTCAGGTCGAGCGGCCACGCACGATCATCACCCGCAATACCTCTCCGGACATTTCCTTCGACCGCTCGATCAACCCCTATCGCGGCTGCGAACACGGCTGCGTCTACTGCTTCGCCCGCCCCACACATGCCTATATGGGCCTGTCGCCGGGCGTCGATTTCGAATCGAAGCTCTTCGCAAAGCCGGGCGCGGCATCGCTCCTCGAGGCCGAGCTTTCCAAGCCCGGCTACGAGGTCCGCACGATCGCGATCGGTACCAACACCGACCCCTACCAGCCCATCGAAAAGCGCTACGGCATCATGCGCGAGATCCTCGAGGTGCTGGAGGCCGCGAACCACCCGGTCGGCATCGTGACGAAGTCGGCGCTTGTCATGCGTGACATCGACATCCTGTCGCGCATGGCGTCCAGGGGCCTCGCGAAGGTGGCCATGTCGGTGACGACGCTCGATCGGCGGCTCGCCCGCACGATGGAGCCGCGCGCCGCCACGCCGACGCGGCGGCTGGAGGCTGTGAAGGCACTCAGCGAGGCGGGCGTACCGACGATGGTGATGACGGCGCCGATCATCCCCGGGCTGACGGACAGCGAGATCGAGCGACTTCTGGAGGCTGCGCGCGAAGCCGGCACCCGCGAGGCGGGCTATGTGCTGCTGCGCCTGCCGCTGGAGGTTTCGCCGATCTTCAAGGACTGGCTCCTGCAGCATTACCCGGATCGCTACCGGCACGTGCTCTCACTCCTGCGCTCGATGCGGGACGGCAAGGACTACGACGCCGAATGGGGCAAGCGCATGCGCGGCACGGGCCCGTACGCCATGCAAATCCGGCGACGCTTTGAACTCGCCGCTCGCCGTCTCGGCCTGAACGAACGACGCACCGCTCTGCGCACCGACCTTTTCACGGCTCCGAAGGGGGCTGGCGTCCAGCTGGCACTGCTTTGA
- a CDS encoding glycosyl transferase family 2, producing the protein MVSAFLEMRDNDAAALGMTLASLVPGAVEGVLREVVILDAGMGADVRAVAEHAGCVVRPVDELEGALHGAKGEWVLLLEPGATLMPGWAEALGTTVAAAGDACRLTNEDRSLIARLSDMTARKRPWRLGLVMRRRVLCDRARSGRVSLVELTRAVRAGPVPALIRPARRPAAGL; encoded by the coding sequence ATGGTCAGCGCTTTTCTGGAAATGCGGGACAATGACGCCGCCGCGCTCGGCATGACGCTGGCATCGCTCGTGCCCGGCGCCGTGGAAGGCGTACTGCGCGAAGTCGTCATACTCGATGCCGGCATGGGAGCCGATGTGAGAGCCGTCGCCGAACACGCGGGCTGCGTGGTGCGCCCCGTCGACGAGCTCGAGGGGGCGCTCCACGGTGCAAAAGGGGAGTGGGTGCTTCTTCTGGAACCCGGTGCGACCCTGATGCCGGGCTGGGCCGAGGCTTTGGGGACGACGGTCGCGGCCGCTGGCGATGCATGCCGCCTCACGAACGAGGATCGTTCCCTCATCGCGCGGCTGTCGGACATGACGGCCCGAAAACGGCCGTGGCGGCTCGGCCTCGTGATGCGTCGGCGGGTCCTGTGCGATCGTGCGCGCTCGGGCCGCGTCAGTCTCGTCGAATTGACCAGAGCCGTCCGCGCCGGTCCCGTGCCAGCACTGATCCGGCCTGCGAGAAGACCGGCGGCGGGTCTTTAG
- the moaB gene encoding molybdenum cofactor biosynthesis protein B, with translation MSDRDFLPLSIAVLTVSDTRTAADDRSGDTLESLLTEAGHRVAERRIVADDVEAIRDAVNGWADDPAVDVVITTGGTGFTGRDVTPEALEPLFEKRMDGFSAIFHRISFETIGASTIQSRATAGVLRATFVFVLPGSPGACRDAWAHILKDQLDYRHRPCNFVEIMPRLDEHLRRGGRSA, from the coding sequence ATGAGCGATCGTGATTTCCTGCCGCTTTCCATCGCGGTTCTGACGGTATCCGATACGCGCACGGCCGCCGACGATCGCTCCGGCGACACGCTGGAAAGCCTTTTGACGGAAGCCGGCCATCGGGTGGCGGAACGCCGCATCGTGGCCGACGACGTGGAGGCGATCCGTGACGCCGTGAACGGCTGGGCCGACGATCCGGCGGTGGATGTCGTCATCACCACCGGCGGCACCGGCTTCACCGGCCGAGACGTGACGCCCGAAGCCTTGGAGCCACTCTTCGAGAAGCGCATGGATGGCTTCTCCGCGATCTTCCATCGCATCTCGTTCGAGACGATCGGCGCCTCGACCATCCAGTCCCGCGCAACGGCCGGCGTCCTACGCGCAACCTTCGTGTTCGTGCTGCCGGGCTCGCCCGGCGCCTGCCGCGATGCGTGGGCCCATATCCTCAAGGACCAGCTCGACTATCGTCATCGGCCCTGCAACTTCGTCGAGATCATGCCGCGCCTCGACGAGCATCTGCGAAGGGGCGGTCGGTCGGCCTAA
- a CDS encoding 4-(cytidine 5'-diphospho)-2-C-methyl-D-erythritol kinase, translating into MEADALAPEATKIGTKAIRAPAKINLSLHVVGLREDGYHRIDGLVAFADHGDELTIEPSHADRLTIVGAFSAGLSADDDNLVLRALRLARRIAEQAGDTIPPLAIHLEKRLPVASGVGGGSADAAALLSILLADHPHLRDAVAREAVTLGADVPMCLDGFAARVSGIGEMVEPVAAFGRMPVVLVNPGVPVETRAVFAGLMDRNNALPAALPGDGFRDAEALVGYLRSCRNDLTQPALSIAPAIGEALAALTTSGAALSRMSGSGATVFGLFQTMEEADEAAGALARTFPQWWVVATTCGNARPGDERS; encoded by the coding sequence ATGGAAGCGGACGCGCTCGCGCCCGAGGCGACGAAGATCGGCACAAAGGCGATCCGCGCGCCCGCCAAGATCAATTTGTCTCTGCATGTCGTGGGGCTTCGCGAGGACGGCTATCACCGGATCGACGGTCTCGTCGCCTTCGCCGACCACGGCGACGAACTGACCATCGAACCCTCGCACGCCGACCGCCTGACGATCGTCGGGGCTTTCTCCGCGGGTCTTTCGGCGGACGACGACAATCTCGTTCTCAGGGCACTGCGGCTCGCGAGGCGGATCGCCGAACAAGCCGGTGATACGATCCCGCCGCTCGCGATCCACCTCGAAAAACGGCTGCCCGTCGCCTCCGGCGTCGGTGGCGGCTCAGCCGATGCAGCAGCGCTTTTGTCCATCCTTCTCGCCGATCACCCGCATCTGCGCGACGCCGTCGCCCGGGAGGCGGTGACCCTTGGCGCCGACGTGCCGATGTGCCTCGATGGCTTCGCCGCACGAGTCAGTGGGATCGGCGAGATGGTCGAGCCCGTCGCCGCCTTCGGACGGATGCCGGTCGTCCTCGTCAATCCCGGCGTTCCTGTGGAAACGCGCGCAGTCTTCGCAGGCCTCATGGACCGCAACAACGCTTTGCCGGCGGCTCTACCCGGCGATGGGTTCCGGGACGCCGAAGCGCTTGTCGGCTACCTTCGCAGCTGCCGAAACGATTTGACGCAGCCAGCTTTGTCCATCGCTCCCGCCATCGGCGAAGCGCTCGCGGCCCTCACGACGAGTGGCGCGGCATTGTCGCGGATGTCCGGCTCCGGCGCCACCGTGTTCGGCCTCTTCCAGACGATGGAGGAGGCCGATGAGGCAGCGGGTGCCCTCGCCCGCACCTTCCCGCAATGGTGGGTCGTTGCGACGACCTGCGGCAACGCAAGGCCAGGTGATGAGCGATCGTGA
- a CDS encoding tetratricopeptide repeat protein — translation MQILRLSRLALAAALASTALGGTAFATTAREALAMNAETLPGAYLAAKAAQAEGALDAAGIYFDKALEIDPESTTLRQEAMFAYLAEGRFDDGVALARDLADDPDAGKVARLALGIAALRDGRASEAIERLAIEEPSELDQLLIGHLAAWAEAGDGRVSDAMQRVDEINGPPWFPIFNLYQRALMASLDGQDDEARRILNVLLDDRTSVQTSPDAYLAAAEALTQIEARAGDREAALAAAQRGLELAPTYDPLLSLEAKIEAAGDDDAALRESIAAPVRSARDGASEALYILGQAINRGEGQQVALLYFQFADAVADETSPKLLTALAGIAERAGRIDAAIAYYEQVPTTSPYRRTAELQMGLDLWYADRKEEARDHLERAVADYPDDLQAHLAFADVLSANRDYRRAAEVLERAIEIAPEDGANNWNIYYQRGIAYERLKEWDRAEPNFRRALELSPDQPQVLNYLGYSWVDMNRNLEEGLEMIRTAVDLRPNDGYIIDSLGWAYYRLQRFDEAVEELERAVLITPSDPTINDHLGDAYWRVGRQREARFQWERALNANPAPEEDVAEKIRVKLDEGLGPVGSDVTPSYQDQTEPQAPEERAEGTQPAQ, via the coding sequence GTGCAGATCCTGCGCCTGTCCCGTCTAGCCCTTGCGGCCGCTCTCGCCTCTACGGCACTGGGCGGCACCGCCTTCGCCACGACGGCACGGGAGGCGCTGGCGATGAACGCCGAGACGCTTCCCGGCGCGTATCTCGCCGCCAAGGCAGCGCAGGCCGAGGGCGCTCTGGATGCGGCGGGCATCTATTTCGACAAGGCTCTCGAGATCGATCCTGAATCGACCACGCTGCGCCAGGAGGCGATGTTCGCCTATCTCGCCGAGGGCCGCTTCGACGATGGCGTGGCCCTTGCGCGGGATTTGGCCGACGATCCGGACGCCGGCAAGGTCGCGCGCCTCGCCCTCGGCATCGCCGCTCTTCGTGACGGGCGTGCCTCCGAAGCGATCGAACGGCTCGCCATCGAAGAGCCGAGCGAGCTGGATCAGCTCCTCATCGGCCATCTCGCAGCCTGGGCCGAAGCTGGCGACGGACGGGTCTCGGATGCCATGCAGCGCGTCGACGAGATCAACGGGCCGCCGTGGTTCCCGATCTTCAACCTCTACCAGCGCGCACTGATGGCCTCGCTCGACGGGCAGGACGACGAGGCGCGGCGCATTCTGAACGTCCTCCTCGACGACCGCACCTCGGTGCAGACCTCACCGGACGCCTATCTCGCCGCAGCCGAGGCACTGACGCAGATCGAGGCGCGTGCCGGGGACCGCGAGGCGGCGCTCGCGGCTGCACAGCGCGGACTGGAACTTGCCCCAACCTACGATCCGCTCCTGTCGCTCGAAGCGAAGATCGAGGCCGCCGGAGACGACGACGCAGCTCTGCGCGAGTCGATCGCCGCGCCCGTCAGGAGTGCCCGCGACGGCGCGTCGGAGGCCCTCTACATCCTAGGTCAGGCGATCAACCGTGGCGAAGGCCAGCAGGTCGCACTCCTTTATTTCCAGTTCGCCGACGCGGTCGCAGACGAGACCTCGCCCAAGCTTCTGACTGCGTTGGCCGGCATCGCCGAGCGTGCGGGGCGGATCGACGCCGCGATCGCCTACTACGAGCAGGTGCCGACCACTTCGCCCTACCGGCGCACGGCCGAGCTCCAGATGGGCCTCGACCTTTGGTACGCCGACCGCAAGGAGGAGGCTCGAGACCATCTGGAAAGGGCGGTTGCGGACTATCCGGACGATCTGCAGGCCCATCTCGCGTTCGCCGACGTCCTGTCCGCGAACAGGGACTATCGGCGGGCAGCCGAAGTTCTGGAGCGTGCGATCGAGATCGCGCCCGAGGACGGTGCCAACAACTGGAACATCTACTACCAGCGCGGCATCGCCTATGAGCGCCTGAAAGAGTGGGACCGCGCCGAGCCGAACTTTAGACGGGCTCTCGAGCTCTCGCCTGATCAGCCGCAGGTCCTGAATTATCTCGGCTATTCCTGGGTCGACATGAACCGCAATCTCGAGGAGGGCCTCGAGATGATCCGCACAGCCGTCGATCTGCGCCCGAATGACGGCTACATCATCGATTCTCTCGGCTGGGCCTATTATCGTCTCCAGCGTTTCGACGAGGCCGTCGAGGAGCTTGAGCGCGCCGTCCTGATCACGCCGTCCGACCCGACGATCAACGATCATCTGGGCGACGCCTACTGGCGGGTGGGGCGTCAGCGCGAGGCCCGCTTCCAGTGGGAACGGGCCTTGAACGCCAACCCGGCGCCGGAAGAAGACGTTGCCGAGAAGATCCGCGTCAAGCTGGACGAGGGTCTCGGTCCCGTCGGCTCAGACGTCACGCCCTCCTACCAGGACCAGACGGAGCCGCAGGCGCCCGAGGAGCGCGCCGAGGGCACGCAGCCGGCGCAGTAA
- a CDS encoding polyprenyl synthetase family protein: MSVAHPKPDVAARPSVAAIADLTKADMSRVNALILSMAGSNVELIPQIADHLISSGGKRLRPMLTIASALAFGYRGEAHVKLAASVEFLHTATLLHDDVVDESDLRRGRKTARMIWGNQASVLVGDYLLGQAFRMMVEVGVMRALAILSNASAVIAEGEVWQLSAAKSMATSEKDYMAVIDAKTAALFSAATEVGPVIAQAPQEAQDAMRLYGRDLGLAFQLVDDVLDYGGSADALGKNVGDDFREGKITLPVILAYARGSEEERVFWRSAMEEGENGNDALRHARSLLAAHGALDETKERARAFGRSAFAATRAVPDPAAREALADVVAFCIDRIN; encoded by the coding sequence TTGAGCGTCGCCCATCCCAAGCCCGACGTCGCGGCCCGCCCCTCGGTCGCCGCGATCGCCGACCTGACGAAGGCGGACATGAGCCGCGTCAACGCGCTCATCCTCTCGATGGCCGGCTCCAACGTCGAGCTGATTCCGCAGATCGCCGATCATCTCATCTCGTCGGGCGGCAAGCGCCTGCGCCCGATGCTGACCATCGCCTCCGCCCTCGCCTTCGGCTACCGCGGCGAAGCGCATGTGAAGCTGGCGGCGAGCGTCGAGTTCCTGCACACGGCGACGCTTCTGCACGACGATGTCGTGGACGAGAGCGATCTACGTCGCGGTCGCAAGACGGCGCGCATGATCTGGGGCAACCAGGCGAGCGTCCTCGTCGGCGACTATCTCCTCGGCCAGGCGTTCCGGATGATGGTCGAAGTGGGCGTGATGCGCGCGCTCGCCATTCTCTCCAATGCCTCGGCCGTTATTGCCGAGGGCGAGGTCTGGCAGCTTTCGGCGGCGAAAAGCATGGCGACGAGCGAAAAGGACTACATGGCCGTCATCGACGCCAAGACCGCCGCGCTCTTCTCGGCGGCAACGGAGGTCGGCCCCGTCATCGCGCAGGCCCCGCAGGAGGCGCAGGACGCGATGCGCCTCTACGGCCGCGATCTCGGCCTCGCCTTCCAGCTCGTCGACGACGTGCTCGACTATGGCGGCTCGGCCGACGCGCTGGGGAAGAATGTCGGCGACGATTTTCGCGAGGGGAAGATCACGCTGCCGGTGATCCTCGCCTATGCACGCGGCAGCGAGGAGGAGCGCGTCTTCTGGCGCTCGGCGATGGAGGAAGGCGAGAACGGCAATGACGCGCTGCGGCATGCCCGTTCGCTTCTGGCCGCTCACGGCGCCCTCGACGAGACGAAGGAGCGAGCACGCGCATTCGGCCGTTCGGCATTCGCCGCAACGCGGGCGGTGCCCGATCCCGCGGCGCGCGAGGCACTGGCCGATGTGGTCGCCTTCTGCATCGACCGCATCAATTGA
- a CDS encoding DUF2007 domain-containing protein, with translation MLELMRTTDAVLISFVDALLKDAGITHIVADSHMSILDGSIGILPRRILVDAERIEQARRILRDAELGHELS, from the coding sequence ATGCTCGAGCTGATGCGCACCACCGACGCCGTCCTGATCTCCTTTGTGGACGCCCTTTTGAAAGACGCCGGTATCACGCATATCGTCGCGGACAGCCACATGAGCATCCTCGACGGCTCGATCGGCATTCTCCCCCGTCGCATCCTCGTCGATGCCGAGCGCATCGAGCAGGCGCGCCGCATCCTGCGCGATGCCGAACTCGGCCATGAGCTCTCCTGA